A single window of Modestobacter italicus DNA harbors:
- a CDS encoding MIP/aquaporin family protein, whose protein sequence is MVETPKQRTLAAELAAEFAGTFILILFGVGVVAQVVAGGIGDHDSIAWAWGLGVVLGVYVAARVSGAHLNPAVTVALAAFRGFSWRKVLPYALAQTAGAFVAALLVRWNYSEVIAAIDPDHTIDTQGIFSTLPGNGTLPVGTWGAFRDQIIGTAILLFLILAITDLRNTSPGANLAPFIIGLIVVAIGMAWGTNAGYAINPARDLGPRLLSFVTGYGGAWRDQNGDIYFWVPIVGPIIGALIGALLYDLLVGRNLPVSDEDEEPGRTASTPEPGDRAAGRTDTPTPREATATERRTESRG, encoded by the coding sequence GTGGTCGAGACCCCGAAGCAGCGCACGCTCGCCGCCGAACTCGCCGCCGAGTTCGCCGGCACCTTCATCCTGATCCTCTTCGGCGTGGGAGTCGTGGCCCAGGTCGTGGCCGGCGGCATCGGCGACCACGACAGCATCGCCTGGGCCTGGGGCCTCGGCGTCGTCCTGGGTGTGTACGTCGCCGCCCGGGTCAGCGGGGCGCACCTCAACCCCGCGGTCACCGTCGCCCTGGCCGCCTTCCGCGGCTTCTCCTGGCGCAAGGTGCTGCCCTACGCGCTCGCGCAGACGGCCGGCGCGTTCGTGGCCGCCCTGCTGGTGCGCTGGAACTACAGCGAGGTCATCGCCGCGATCGACCCGGACCACACGATCGACACCCAGGGCATCTTCTCCACGCTGCCGGGCAACGGCACCCTGCCGGTGGGCACCTGGGGCGCCTTCCGGGACCAGATCATCGGCACCGCCATCCTGCTGTTCCTCATCCTGGCCATCACCGACCTGCGCAACACGTCCCCGGGCGCCAACCTGGCGCCGTTCATCATCGGGCTGATCGTGGTCGCGATCGGGATGGCGTGGGGCACCAACGCGGGGTACGCGATCAACCCGGCCCGCGACCTCGGCCCGCGGCTGCTGTCGTTCGTCACCGGCTACGGTGGCGCCTGGCGAGATCAGAACGGGGACATCTACTTCTGGGTGCCCATCGTGGGTCCGATCATCGGTGCGCTCATCGGCGCGCTGCTCTACGACCTGCTCGTCGGCCGGAACCTCCCGGTCTCCGACGAGGACGAGGAGCCCGGCCGCACCGCCAGCACCCCGGAGCCCGGCGACCGGGCCGCCGGGCGGACCGACACCCCCACCCCCCGCGAGGCCACCGCCACCGAGCGGCGCACCGAGTCCCGCGGTTGA
- a CDS encoding type III polyketide synthase: protein MTAAVVTGAGHALPATYEQGQVWDGFFAAQYAGVRAAERVFRAAGAQRRHAVVNPVDEDVSRWGTGARMERFIVEALPLGKQAVAGALDTARLAPGDVGLFAVASCTGYATPGLDIRLASDLGMPLGLQRLLIGHMGCYAALPGIAAVSDFVTARSRPAVLLCLELTSLHVQPAVADLEQVVTHALFSDAAAAVVLEPGAGRGRRVAGMVARTDHSTADHMTWDVTDLGFRMGLSPRVPDVLGRHVGGVVQELLDEAGLRSEDVAGWAVHPGGPRILDVVRDTLGLTEEQMGASRRVLTEHGNCSSATVLLVLEELGDVDGPVVAMAFGPGLTLYATLLLPA from the coding sequence GTGACGGCCGCCGTCGTGACCGGGGCCGGGCACGCGCTGCCGGCGACCTACGAGCAGGGGCAGGTCTGGGACGGGTTCTTCGCCGCCCAGTACGCCGGGGTGCGCGCGGCGGAGCGGGTGTTCCGCGCCGCCGGGGCGCAGCGGCGGCACGCCGTGGTGAACCCGGTCGACGAGGACGTCTCGCGCTGGGGCACCGGCGCGCGGATGGAACGGTTCATCGTCGAGGCGCTGCCGCTGGGCAAGCAGGCGGTCGCCGGTGCGCTGGACACGGCCCGGCTCGCGCCGGGCGACGTCGGGCTGTTCGCCGTCGCCTCCTGCACCGGCTACGCCACCCCGGGGCTGGACATCCGGCTGGCCAGCGACCTCGGCATGCCGCTGGGGCTGCAGCGGCTGCTGATCGGGCACATGGGCTGCTACGCGGCGCTGCCCGGCATCGCCGCGGTCAGCGACTTCGTCACCGCGCGGTCCCGGCCCGCGGTGCTGCTCTGCCTGGAGCTGACCAGCCTGCACGTGCAGCCGGCCGTCGCCGACCTGGAGCAGGTCGTCACCCACGCCCTGTTCAGCGACGCCGCGGCAGCCGTCGTGCTGGAGCCCGGTGCCGGCCGCGGTCGCCGGGTCGCCGGCATGGTCGCCCGCACCGACCACTCCACCGCCGACCACATGACCTGGGACGTCACCGACCTCGGGTTCCGGATGGGCCTGTCGCCGCGCGTCCCCGACGTGCTCGGCCGGCACGTCGGCGGGGTGGTGCAGGAGCTGCTGGACGAGGCGGGCCTGCGCAGCGAGGACGTCGCGGGCTGGGCGGTGCACCCCGGCGGCCCGCGCATCCTGGACGTCGTCCGGGACACCCTCGGGCTCACCGAGGAGCAGATGGGCGCCTCGCGCCGGGTGCTGACCGAGCACGGCAACTGCTCCTCGGCGACGGTGCTGCTCGTGCTCGAGGAGCTCGGCGACGTCGACGGCCCGGTGGTCGCGATGGCCTTCGGCCCCGGCCTCACCCTCTACGCGACGCTGCTGCTCCCGGCCTAG
- a CDS encoding DUF6328 family protein produces the protein MARKRTDVERSARNRGEDPKEVLDRNVDELLQETRVATAGVQFLFAFLLTLPFTQRFGQLTDFQRDLYVLTLLSTSCAAIVLISPVAFHRVLFRQHEKEAVVAFSDHALLVGLVLLLVGIASAVLLVLDVVLGRGWAVAGCALVTALGLGLWFALPAARRAR, from the coding sequence ATGGCCCGGAAACGGACGGACGTGGAGAGGTCGGCGCGCAACCGCGGGGAGGACCCGAAGGAGGTGCTCGACCGCAACGTCGACGAGCTGCTGCAGGAGACCCGGGTCGCGACCGCCGGGGTCCAGTTCCTGTTCGCCTTCCTGCTGACGCTGCCCTTCACGCAGCGCTTCGGTCAGCTCACCGACTTCCAGCGGGACCTCTACGTGCTGACCCTGCTCAGCACGAGCTGCGCGGCGATCGTGCTGATCTCCCCGGTCGCCTTCCACCGCGTGCTGTTCCGCCAGCACGAGAAGGAGGCCGTGGTCGCCTTCTCGGACCACGCCCTGCTGGTCGGCCTGGTGCTGCTGCTGGTCGGGATCGCCAGCGCGGTGCTGCTCGTCCTGGACGTCGTCCTCGGCCGGGGCTGGGCGGTGGCCGGGTGCGCGCTGGTCACGGCGCTGGGCCTCGGTCTGTGGTTCGCCCTGCCGGCGGCGCGCCGGGCCCGCTGA
- a CDS encoding GNAT family N-acetyltransferase: protein MTTSGARLRTAPTADLSPAELSCVRALLDDAFAGRFGDDDWSHALGGVHVLAAVDGDIVGHGSVVLRQLVAGERTLRTGYVEAVATAASWRRRGVGSAVMAEVERLVAGGFELGALSSSRQGVRFYAARGWQRWTGAVAARHPAGRRRQPRRGGVRAADAAHPRRAGHLRPAGLRLAARRPVVRPARAGARAGRPARRRVRCPRCP from the coding sequence GTGACCACCTCCGGCGCCCGGCTCCGGACCGCGCCCACCGCGGACCTCTCCCCCGCCGAGCTCAGCTGCGTGCGCGCCCTCCTGGACGACGCCTTCGCCGGGCGGTTCGGCGACGACGACTGGTCGCACGCGCTGGGCGGTGTGCACGTGCTCGCGGCGGTGGACGGCGACATCGTCGGGCACGGCTCGGTCGTCCTCCGGCAGCTCGTCGCCGGCGAGCGCACGCTGCGCACCGGCTACGTCGAGGCGGTCGCCACCGCTGCCTCCTGGCGACGGCGCGGTGTGGGCTCGGCGGTCATGGCCGAGGTCGAGCGGCTGGTCGCCGGGGGCTTCGAGCTGGGCGCGCTGTCCTCCAGCCGGCAGGGAGTGCGGTTCTACGCCGCCCGCGGCTGGCAGCGGTGGACCGGCGCCGTCGCCGCGCGCCACCCCGCAGGGCGTCGTCGACAGCCCCGGCGAGGCGGTGTTCGTGCTGCCGACGCCGCACACCCCCGCCGGGCTGGACACCTCCGCCCGGCTGGTCTGCGACTGGCGGCCCGGCGACCTGTGGTGAGGCCGGCCCGGGCAGGTGCCCGGGCCGGCCGTCCCGCTAGGCGGCGCGTCCGTTGCCCGCGCTGCCCTTGA
- the dhaK gene encoding dihydroxyacetone kinase subunit DhaK — protein sequence MKKLINDPADVVADALRGMAAAHPELRVDHENRVVFRGDAPVRGKVGLVSGGGSGHEPMHGGFVGPGMLDAACAGEVFTSPVPDQMVAATTGVDGGAGVLHIVKNYTGDVMNFEMAAELVAAESGTEVVAVVTDDDVAVQDSLYTAGRRGVGVTVLLEKLVGAAAEQGRPLAEVADVARTVNAQGRSMGMALTSCTVPAAGKPTFDLPEDEMEIGVGIHGEPGRRRVKLAPAREIAEMLVEPVLSDLEFSGGDGVIAFVNGLGGTPLIELYLMYAEVARVLEKSGVTIARSLVGNYMTSLDMAGCSVTLLKVDDDLVRLWDAPVRTPGLRWGV from the coding sequence ATGAAGAAGCTGATCAACGACCCGGCCGACGTGGTCGCCGACGCCCTGCGGGGCATGGCGGCCGCACACCCGGAACTGCGCGTCGACCACGAGAACCGGGTGGTCTTCCGCGGTGACGCCCCGGTCCGGGGCAAGGTCGGGCTGGTCTCCGGCGGCGGCTCGGGTCACGAGCCGATGCACGGCGGTTTCGTGGGCCCCGGGATGCTGGACGCCGCCTGCGCCGGGGAGGTGTTCACCTCCCCGGTGCCCGACCAGATGGTCGCCGCCACGACCGGGGTCGACGGCGGCGCCGGGGTGCTGCACATCGTGAAGAACTACACCGGTGACGTGATGAACTTCGAGATGGCCGCCGAGCTGGTGGCCGCCGAGTCCGGCACCGAGGTGGTCGCCGTCGTCACCGACGACGACGTCGCCGTGCAGGACAGCCTCTACACCGCCGGCCGCCGCGGCGTCGGCGTCACCGTGCTGCTGGAGAAGCTGGTCGGCGCGGCCGCCGAGCAGGGCCGGCCGCTGGCCGAGGTCGCCGACGTCGCCCGCACGGTCAACGCCCAGGGCCGCAGCATGGGCATGGCGCTGACCTCCTGCACCGTCCCGGCGGCCGGCAAGCCGACCTTCGACCTGCCCGAGGACGAGATGGAGATCGGCGTGGGCATCCACGGCGAGCCCGGCCGGCGCCGGGTCAAGCTCGCCCCGGCCCGGGAGATCGCCGAGATGCTGGTCGAGCCGGTGCTCAGCGACCTGGAGTTCTCCGGCGGGGACGGCGTCATCGCCTTCGTCAACGGCCTCGGCGGGACCCCGCTGATCGAGCTGTACCTGATGTACGCGGAGGTCGCGCGGGTGCTGGAGAAGTCCGGGGTGACCATCGCGCGGTCGCTGGTCGGCAACTACATGACCAGCCTGGACATGGCCGGCTGCTCGGTCACGCTGCTCAAGGTGGACGACGACCTGGTCAGGCTCTGGGACGCCCCGGTGCGCACCCCCGGCCTGCGGTGGGGGGTCTGA
- the fdhA gene encoding formaldehyde dehydrogenase, glutathione-independent, whose amino-acid sequence MAGNRGVAYIEPGKVEVQQTDYPKLELQDGPGVNPANIGRKLNHGVILKVVTTNICGSDQHMVRGRTTAPPNLVLGHEITGEVVEKGSDVEFIQVGDVCSVPFNIACGRCRNCKEGKTGICLNVNPARPGAAYGYVDMGGWVGGQAEYVTVPYADWNLLKFPDRDQALAKILDLTMLSDIFPTGYHGCYTAGVTTGSTVYIAGAGPVGLAAAASAQLLGAAVVIVGDLNKERLEQARSFGCETVDVSAGTPQEQVEQILGVPEVDAAVDAVGFEARGHGHDSTHEAPATVLNSLMELTAAGGQIGIPGLYVTGDPGGIDDAAKVGALSLSLGTGWAKSLSFTTGQCPVMKYNRKLMMAILHDRVQIAKAVNATVITLDDAPRGYQEFDSGAAKKYVIDPHGMVKGSAGNGRAA is encoded by the coding sequence ATGGCAGGCAACAGAGGCGTTGCGTACATCGAGCCCGGCAAGGTCGAGGTCCAGCAGACCGACTACCCGAAGTTGGAACTCCAGGACGGTCCGGGGGTGAACCCGGCCAACATCGGGCGGAAGCTGAACCACGGCGTGATCCTCAAGGTGGTCACCACCAACATCTGCGGCAGCGACCAGCACATGGTCCGCGGCCGCACCACGGCACCGCCGAACCTGGTGCTCGGGCACGAGATCACCGGCGAGGTGGTCGAGAAGGGCTCGGACGTCGAGTTCATCCAGGTCGGCGACGTGTGCTCGGTGCCGTTCAACATCGCCTGCGGGCGCTGTCGGAACTGCAAGGAGGGCAAGACGGGGATCTGCCTGAACGTCAACCCGGCCCGTCCCGGTGCTGCCTACGGCTACGTCGACATGGGCGGCTGGGTCGGCGGGCAGGCCGAGTACGTCACGGTCCCCTACGCGGACTGGAACCTGCTCAAGTTCCCCGACCGGGACCAGGCGCTGGCCAAGATCCTGGACCTGACGATGCTCTCGGACATCTTCCCGACCGGGTACCACGGCTGCTACACGGCCGGGGTGACCACCGGGTCGACGGTGTACATCGCCGGCGCGGGGCCGGTCGGCCTGGCAGCGGCGGCATCGGCGCAGCTGCTCGGCGCCGCCGTGGTGATCGTCGGTGACCTGAACAAGGAGCGGCTGGAGCAGGCGCGCAGCTTCGGCTGCGAGACGGTCGACGTCTCCGCGGGCACCCCGCAGGAGCAGGTCGAGCAGATCCTCGGCGTACCCGAGGTGGACGCCGCAGTCGACGCGGTCGGCTTCGAGGCCCGCGGACACGGGCACGACTCGACCCACGAGGCCCCGGCGACGGTGCTCAACTCGCTCATGGAGCTCACCGCGGCCGGCGGTCAGATCGGCATCCCGGGGCTCTACGTCACCGGTGACCCGGGTGGGATCGACGACGCCGCGAAGGTCGGGGCGCTGTCGCTCTCGCTGGGCACCGGCTGGGCGAAGTCGCTCTCGTTCACCACCGGCCAGTGCCCGGTCATGAAGTACAACCGCAAGCTGATGATGGCGATCCTGCACGACCGGGTGCAGATCGCGAAGGCGGTCAACGCCACGGTCATCACGCTGGACGACGCCCCGCGGGGGTACCAGGAGTTCGACTCCGGGGCGGCGAAGAAGTACGTCATCGACCCGCACGGGATGGTCAAGGGCAGCGCGGGCAACGGACGCGCCGCCTAG
- a CDS encoding helix-turn-helix domain-containing protein, with the protein MVRDNRRRKAIPQASAYEPTPLGDPGQLLTIDQAAEYLSTGQRFVRRLISERRIPYVKLGKHVRLERSALDGFINDGRIPRQ; encoded by the coding sequence ATGGTTCGGGACAACCGACGGAGGAAGGCGATACCCCAGGCCTCCGCCTACGAGCCCACGCCCCTCGGTGACCCCGGTCAGCTGCTCACCATCGACCAGGCCGCCGAGTACCTGAGCACAGGACAGCGCTTCGTCCGCCGCCTCATCAGCGAACGGCGGATCCCCTACGTGAAACTCGGCAAGCACGTGCGCCTCGAACGCTCGGCCCTGGACGGCTTCATCAACGACGGGCGCATACCGCGGCAATAG
- a CDS encoding tyrosine-type recombinase/integrase, translated as MAKRAAFGTVDRLPSGRYRARYVGPDGRRRSKVFGTAKADAWAWLATAQADLVRKAWRAPESGQRTVGAFAADYLARDELRESTRSLYAGLWRLHLAPQWEDVPVGDVTPAKVRTWHTAAAKRTGPTALAQAYRLLRGILGVAVADEVIAANPCRLRGASTPRATRPSRALTAAEAQTLADHVGRDRRTERYRALVLVLAFGGLRFGEATALRRSDVVDGGKLHVHRSVRYVGGRWLVGDPKTEAGRRTVSLPASVASALATHLERFVSDSPDALVFGTCAGTFLHSANFGQTFRRAVEAVGLPPVRPHELRHTGATLAAATGATTKELMRRLGHSSSAAALMYQHAADERDSEIARALDAMIGAASMVPSSE; from the coding sequence ATGGCGAAGAGAGCCGCTTTCGGGACCGTCGACCGTCTGCCCAGCGGCCGGTACCGCGCCCGCTACGTCGGTCCGGATGGGCGCCGCCGGTCGAAGGTCTTCGGGACGGCGAAAGCCGACGCCTGGGCATGGCTGGCAACCGCACAGGCTGACCTCGTCCGAAAGGCCTGGCGGGCTCCCGAATCCGGCCAGCGCACCGTTGGTGCCTTCGCGGCGGATTACCTGGCCCGCGACGAATTACGGGAGAGCACCAGGAGCCTCTATGCCGGCCTCTGGCGGCTCCACCTGGCGCCCCAGTGGGAGGACGTGCCGGTCGGCGACGTCACCCCCGCCAAGGTCCGCACTTGGCACACCGCGGCGGCAAAGCGAACCGGCCCCACGGCGCTGGCCCAGGCCTATCGGCTCCTTCGCGGCATCCTGGGCGTCGCCGTGGCCGACGAGGTCATCGCGGCCAACCCGTGTCGGCTCCGTGGCGCCAGCACGCCGAGGGCCACCCGGCCCTCCCGAGCGCTGACCGCGGCTGAGGCGCAGACCCTGGCCGACCACGTCGGCCGGGACCGGCGAACGGAGCGTTATCGGGCTTTGGTGCTCGTACTTGCCTTCGGTGGGCTCCGATTCGGCGAGGCCACCGCCCTCCGCAGGTCGGACGTCGTCGACGGCGGCAAGCTGCACGTGCATCGCTCGGTTCGCTACGTGGGTGGACGCTGGCTGGTCGGTGACCCGAAGACCGAGGCCGGGCGCCGCACAGTGTCCCTGCCGGCCAGCGTGGCAAGTGCCCTCGCGACCCATCTGGAGCGCTTCGTGTCCGACTCCCCGGATGCACTGGTCTTCGGCACCTGCGCGGGAACCTTCTTGCACTCGGCCAACTTCGGCCAGACCTTCCGCCGAGCCGTCGAGGCGGTCGGCCTGCCACCGGTCCGACCGCACGAGCTACGGCACACCGGAGCCACCCTGGCCGCGGCGACCGGCGCCACGACCAAGGAGCTCATGCGGCGTCTGGGGCACTCCTCCTCGGCCGCAGCGTTGATGTACCAGCACGCGGCCGATGAACGCGACAGCGAGATCGCCAGGGCACTCGACGCGATGATCGGTGCCGCTTCGATGGTCCCCTCGTCCGAGTGA
- a CDS encoding methyltransferase domain-containing protein, translating into MLRNDPAQYDGLADDWWQPSGGFAMLHWLAASRAEHLPPAARPGAVLVDLACGGGLMAPHVASLGYRHVGVDIGHAGLRVAGEHGVLPVRGSVLAVPLADRCADVVLAGEVLEHVADTDQVIAECARLLRPGGTLVIDAIARTRLAHLVAVKIMERVPGGPPPGIHDPALFVDRAQLLAAADRAGLDLRLVGIRPSVRDVIAWRRGRRHVVRMRPLRLTTVLFAGYGTRR; encoded by the coding sequence GTGCTGCGCAACGACCCCGCCCAGTACGACGGCCTGGCCGACGACTGGTGGCAGCCCTCGGGCGGCTTCGCGATGCTGCACTGGCTGGCCGCCTCGCGGGCCGAGCACCTGCCGCCGGCTGCCCGCCCCGGCGCCGTCCTGGTCGACCTGGCCTGCGGCGGCGGGTTGATGGCGCCGCACGTCGCCTCCCTGGGGTACCGGCACGTCGGGGTCGACATCGGCCACGCCGGGCTGCGGGTGGCCGGCGAGCACGGGGTGCTGCCGGTGCGGGGGTCGGTGCTGGCGGTCCCGCTGGCCGACCGCTGCGCGGACGTCGTCCTCGCCGGTGAGGTGCTCGAGCACGTCGCGGACACCGACCAGGTGATCGCCGAGTGCGCCCGGTTGCTCCGGCCCGGGGGCACGCTGGTCATCGACGCGATCGCCCGGACCCGGTTGGCCCACCTCGTGGCCGTGAAGATCATGGAGCGGGTGCCCGGCGGCCCGCCTCCCGGCATCCACGACCCCGCCCTGTTCGTCGACCGGGCGCAGCTGCTGGCGGCTGCCGACCGGGCCGGGCTGGACCTGCGGCTCGTGGGCATCCGCCCGTCGGTGCGCGACGTCATCGCCTGGCGGCGCGGCCGCCGGCACGTCGTCCGGATGCGGCCGCTGCGGCTCACCACCGTGCTGTTCGCGGGTTACGGCACCCGCCGGTGA
- the dhaL gene encoding dihydroxyacetone kinase subunit DhaL, producing MADSLDVAALEAWVREFARSVAEHKDELTELDSAIGDADHGANMDRGMSAAVAAIEASPPADPAALLKQVGMTLVSKVGGASGPLYGTFFLRMAGALGPDPADDETFARALRAGLDGVVARGKAEPGDKTMLDALAPACDALDAALAEGRPLGAALTAAAAAAGAGRDATVPLVARKGRASYLGERSAGHQDPGATSTALLLDAAVTALSRGEG from the coding sequence GTGGCGGACTCCCTCGACGTCGCGGCGCTGGAGGCCTGGGTCCGCGAGTTCGCGCGGTCGGTCGCCGAGCACAAGGACGAGCTCACCGAGCTGGACTCGGCGATCGGCGACGCCGACCACGGCGCCAACATGGACCGCGGCATGTCCGCGGCCGTCGCGGCGATCGAGGCCTCGCCGCCCGCCGACCCCGCCGCGCTGCTCAAGCAGGTCGGGATGACGCTGGTCAGCAAGGTGGGCGGGGCGAGCGGACCGCTCTACGGCACCTTCTTCCTGCGGATGGCCGGCGCGCTGGGCCCCGACCCGGCCGACGACGAGACGTTCGCCCGGGCGCTGCGAGCCGGGCTGGACGGCGTCGTCGCCCGGGGCAAGGCCGAACCCGGGGACAAGACCATGCTGGACGCGCTGGCACCGGCCTGCGACGCCCTGGACGCCGCGCTCGCCGAGGGCCGACCGCTCGGCGCCGCGCTGACCGCCGCCGCCGCGGCCGCCGGCGCGGGCCGGGACGCCACGGTGCCGCTCGTCGCCCGCAAGGGCCGGGCGAGCTACCTGGGCGAGCGCAGCGCCGGCCACCAGGACCCGGGGGCGACCTCGACCGCACTGCTGCTGGACGCCGCGGTCACCGCGCTGTCCCGCGGCGAGGGCTGA
- the dhaM gene encoding dihydroxyacetone kinase phosphoryl donor subunit DhaM, whose protein sequence is MARVGLVVVSHSRPLAEAAVTLARQMLPSAEVAVEVAAGTDDGGLGTDAVAVSAAITAADSGDGVVVLMDLGSAVMSAETALELLDDDVRERVVLSSAPLVEGLVGAVVVAAGGADRDRVAAEALRGLAPKQAHLG, encoded by the coding sequence GTGGCCCGGGTCGGCCTGGTCGTCGTCTCGCACAGCCGTCCGCTCGCCGAGGCCGCCGTCACGCTGGCCCGGCAGATGCTGCCGAGCGCCGAGGTGGCCGTCGAGGTGGCGGCCGGCACCGACGACGGCGGGCTGGGCACCGACGCGGTCGCCGTCTCCGCGGCGATCACCGCCGCCGACTCCGGCGACGGCGTCGTGGTGCTCATGGACCTGGGCAGCGCGGTGATGTCGGCGGAGACGGCGCTGGAGCTGCTGGACGACGACGTCCGGGAGCGGGTGGTGCTCAGCTCCGCGCCGCTGGTGGAGGGCCTGGTGGGTGCCGTGGTGGTCGCCGCCGGGGGCGCCGACCGCGACCGTGTCGCCGCCGAGGCCCTCCGCGGCCTGGCCCCCAAGCAGGCCCACCTCGGCTGA
- a CDS encoding Abi family protein, with translation MRLLASRGLVVPDPQHAERVLRAVGYYRLSGYWYPYRQPSPTGVGRADEFVSGASLDQIIGLYDFDRRLKLHLLDALERIEIAARVQVGHVLGRRGAYAHLDPVNLDARFDQPLTSGKPSRYQEWLRRMHDAQQRSREDFVEHFRSKYDGRLPAWVVTEILDFGGVSTLYSGLKSRDRDEIAAGFGALDVRGRGNGAVLTNWLRVINYLRNTCAHHSRLWNRNMDVQLATAHLRSIGPLAHLRTGPTAQVSRVFGPLCLMLFLLAEVVDDDAWEGWRDDLVALLTTALPPTGRTLAEMGFPQGWRTSSLWR, from the coding sequence GTGAGGCTGCTGGCCTCGCGCGGACTCGTCGTTCCCGACCCACAGCACGCGGAACGCGTCCTGCGAGCCGTCGGCTACTACCGGCTCAGTGGCTACTGGTATCCCTACCGCCAGCCCAGCCCGACCGGCGTCGGACGAGCCGACGAGTTCGTTTCGGGCGCCAGCCTCGACCAGATCATCGGCCTGTACGACTTCGACCGGCGCCTGAAGCTGCACCTGCTCGATGCCTTGGAGCGCATCGAGATCGCGGCCCGCGTTCAGGTCGGCCACGTCCTCGGCCGTCGCGGCGCCTACGCCCACCTGGATCCGGTGAACCTGGACGCTCGCTTCGACCAACCACTCACCTCGGGGAAGCCCAGCCGTTACCAAGAGTGGCTCCGCCGCATGCATGACGCGCAGCAGCGCTCCCGTGAGGACTTCGTCGAGCACTTCCGCTCCAAGTACGACGGCCGGCTGCCAGCTTGGGTGGTGACCGAGATTCTGGACTTCGGCGGAGTCTCCACGCTCTACAGCGGCCTCAAGAGCCGCGACCGCGATGAGATCGCCGCCGGCTTCGGTGCGCTCGACGTCAGGGGGCGAGGTAACGGCGCAGTCCTCACCAACTGGCTGCGAGTGATCAACTACCTGCGCAACACTTGCGCCCACCACTCGCGGCTGTGGAACCGGAACATGGACGTCCAACTCGCCACAGCTCACCTGCGCTCGATCGGCCCTCTCGCGCACCTGCGCACCGGGCCGACGGCCCAGGTCTCCCGGGTCTTCGGTCCCCTGTGTCTCATGCTCTTCCTCCTCGCGGAGGTCGTCGACGACGACGCCTGGGAGGGCTGGCGTGACGATCTTGTGGCCCTGCTGACAACAGCTCTGCCGCCCACCGGACGGACCCTGGCCGAGATGGGCTTCCCCCAGGGGTGGCGGACCTCGTCCTTGTGGCGCTGA
- a CDS encoding DUF3140 domain-containing protein, translating into MADTDADTTRREFGEAVNMTAGELEKWLGTEESQAVGQKSGGSGESTGHESGRRIVELLHTKKADLTDDDLAHMRKVHGYVQRHLAQEPEHEHVETSKWRYSLMNWGHDPLKKK; encoded by the coding sequence ATGGCCGACACGGACGCCGACACGACCCGCCGCGAGTTCGGCGAGGCGGTCAACATGACCGCCGGTGAGCTCGAGAAGTGGCTGGGCACCGAGGAGTCCCAGGCGGTCGGGCAGAAGAGCGGCGGGTCGGGGGAGTCGACCGGGCACGAGTCGGGCCGGCGCATCGTCGAGCTGCTGCACACCAAGAAGGCCGACCTCACCGACGACGACCTGGCGCACATGCGCAAGGTGCACGGCTACGTGCAGCGGCACCTCGCCCAGGAACCGGAGCACGAGCACGTCGAGACCTCGAAGTGGCGGTACTCGCTGATGAACTGGGGCCACGACCCGCTGAAGAAGAAGTAG